TCGGAATATTTGTGGATGATCGAAACCGTGTCGCCGTGCTTCTCGGCGTAGACCTCTCCCCACCACAGGCGGTAGTCACGCATGCCCGTGGAGGAGTCCACCCCGTGGCTCATCCGCAGCAGCCAGTCGGCGTAAGAACTTTGTTCGTAAAAATCGCGTAGCAGCTCGGAGAAGGCGATCAGCTGCTGGGCGGGAATCGGCTCGGAGTCGTCCTGACGGATGAAGCTGAAGGGCAGGCCGGGCGGATAGGGCTCGTCGTCGTCGTCCAGATCGTCGTCGTCGATCTCGTCCTCACCCGCATCGTCATCGTCGTGATCCGTTTGATCGACGCTGTCGCAGGCTGCCGCGGGCAGCAGTGACAGCACGAGCAGAATCAGCAGCAGTCTTCGTACAACGGACCCCATCGCGCGATGCTACAAGTTAAAACTGTTGTTGTCACCTGCGGTGCGGATGCGTGCGATCAAGACCTTGGGGCTGAACGGTTTGGTGATGTAGTCCTCCGCGCCGAGCTCCAATCCGGCGATCACGTCGGAGTCGTCGCCCTTGGCCGTGAGCATCAGGATCGGAATTCGCGAGGTCTTGGCGCCGTTCTTCAGCGCCTTGCAGACCTCGAGCCCTCGAGGCCGGGCAGCATCAGGTCGAGCACCATCAGATCGGGCAGGCTCGCGCGCCCTGCTCAACGCCCGTTCTCCCGAGGTCACGCATTCAACCTGATAGCCCTCCTTGGTCAGGTTGTATTCGATTAGCTCGAGAATCGCCTCCTCGTCGTGGACGATCAGTATCCGTTGCTTGGCCATGCCTGCTCCCTACGATAGCGATTGCTTTTACAAACGTAGCTATCGTCAAGCTATGTTGGCCAAAGATTAATTATTTATGAAAACACTGTTTTCTTTTTTACGTAAACTAAATATTCCCATGCGTCCCTCTGGAATGAAAAAAGGCCCGGAGAAGCTCCGGGCCTTGGGAATTTAAATTAAGAGACCGACTATTGGACCAGCGCGTCGAACTCGCTGCGGAAGGTTTTGATCATCGCCTCGATCGGCATGGCGAACGCGTCTCCCGTGGGACACAGGGTCGAGCCCTTGATCGTGGCGCACAGTCGCAGGATGGTCTCGATATCCTCGGGCTTGCCGTGTCCCTGGACGATCTTGGTCAGCAGGTTTTTGATGGTGTTCGATCCTTTGCGGCAGGGGATGCACTGGCCGCAGGACTCGTGGGCGTAGAACTTAATGGTGCGCAGGGCCACCTGCGGAATGCTGGTCTGGTCGTTGATCACGATGATTCCGCCGGAGCCGAGCATCGTGCCCTTTTTCATGCACGAGTCGTAATCCATGCACAGACCCTTGGCCTGTTCGGCGGTAAGGATCGGCACCGAGAGTCCGCCGACGATCACGGCCTTCATGTTGCCCTTGACTCCGCCCGCAACCTCGATCAGCTCGTCCAGGGTGGTGCCCAGGGGATACTCGTAGGTGCCCGGTTTGTTGACGTGGCCCGAGACGCCGAAGATCTTGGGGCCGTAGTTGTTCTCCACGCCGATCTTTAGATAGGCCTCGGGACCGTGCTGCAAGATGTAGGGCACGTTGGAGAGGGTCTCGACGTTGTTGACGATGGTCGGGCAGCCGTCGAAGCCTTCGACCGCGGGGAAGGGCGGTTTGAGCCGCGGATTTCCGCGTTTGCCCTCGAGCGACTCGATCAACGCCGTCTCCTCGCCGCAGACGTAGGCGCCCGCGCCCAGGTGTACGACGATCTCGAAATCGAATCCCTTGCCCAGGATATCAACGCCGAGCTTGTTGGCCTGGCGCGCCTCGTCGATCGCCGCATCGAGGATGTCGGCGATCCACTCGAACTCACCGCGGATGTAGATAAATCCGACCTTGGAGCCGATGGCGTAGCCGGAAATGGCCATGCCCTCGATCAGCAGGTGCGGATCGAACTCCATGATCTGGCGGTCCTTGAACGTGCCCGGCTCGCCCTCGTCCGCGTTGCAGATCAGGTAGACCGGCTTGTCCACGCCCTTGGGCAGGAAGCTCCACTTGAGGCCCATGGGGAATCCCGCGCCGCCGCGTCCGCGGATTTTCGATTCTTTGACCTGGCTCAGCACTTCGTTCGGTTCTAACGACAGCGCCTTTTCCAGCGACTGGTAGCCGCCGTCGGCCAGGTAGGTCTCGATCTTGGTCGAATCGGCCGTGCCGCGATGCTTGAGCAAAATGTCGCAGGCGCTGCCGAAGTTGCCCTGGTCGGGCCGCTCGGGCATCACACCGCTGCGCAGGCTCTGGAGCAGCTCGTCGGTCTTGGCCGTGGTCATGTTCTCGTAGTAGCGGTCGTTGACCTGGATCACCGGGCAGGTGCCGCACGATCCCAGATCCTCGACCTGCGAGAGCGTGAACATGCCGTCGTCCGTGGTCTGGCCCAGTTCGATCCCCAGCGTCTGCTGCAGGTGCTCGACGATCTGTTCGGCGCCTGCGAGCATCGCGGGGATGTTGGTGTCGACCTGCAGGTGATATTTGCCCACGGGTCGGCGGTTGTACATCGTGTAGTAGGTCCGAACGCCGAATGCCTCGGCCACGGACACGCCGATGATCTTGGCCACTTGGGCCAGATCCTCGTCGGAGATGTAGCCTTCCGAGTTCTTTTGCACCAGATGCAGCGCCGGCATCAGTGCGGATTTGCGGTCGGGGTAGCGGCCGGCGATCGCATCGATCTTGGTAATAAGCTGTTGGTCGATCATTTTGCTCCCCCTCCTAGGCGTCGGCTTTGACGATGCGCGCTGCGCAGACTTTGTACTCAGGAATGTTGGCCACCGGATCGATCGCATCGTTGGTCAACATGTTGGCTGCGGCCTCGGCAAAGTGGAAGGGAATGAAGATCGAGCCGCGTGCCACACGCGGGGTAAGCATCGCCTTGGTGGTGATCTCTCCGCGCCGGGTGGCGACCTTGATCATCTCGCCGTCCGCAATGCCTTTCTCTTTGGCATCCAAGGGGTGGATCTCCACGTGGCCGCTTGATACCAGGGCGTCGAGAATCGCCGAACGCCGCGACATGCTGCCGGTGTGGAAATGCTGCAAGATCCGGCCGGTGCTCAGAACCATGTTCCATTCATCGTCGGTCTGCTCTGCCGGAGGCTTGTAGGTCATCGGCGTAAGCACGCCCAGGCCGCGTGAGAACTTGTCTTTGTGCAGGTATACGGTGCCCGGATGCTCGGCATTGGGACACGGCCACTGAATGCCCACGTCACGAAGCCGCTCGAACGACAGGCCCGCGTATGAAGGAGTCAGGTCGGTGACCTCTTTAAAGATCGCCT
Above is a genomic segment from Candidatus Alcyoniella australis containing:
- a CDS encoding response regulator gives rise to the protein MAKQRILIVHDEEAILELIEYNLTKEGYQVECVTSGERALSRAREPARSDGARPDAARPRGLEVCKALKNGAKTSRIPILMLTAKGDDSDVIAGLELGAEDYITKPFSPKVLIARIRTAGDNNSFNL
- the nuoF gene encoding NADH-quinone oxidoreductase subunit NuoF encodes the protein MIDQQLITKIDAIAGRYPDRKSALMPALHLVQKNSEGYISDEDLAQVAKIIGVSVAEAFGVRTYYTMYNRRPVGKYHLQVDTNIPAMLAGAEQIVEHLQQTLGIELGQTTDDGMFTLSQVEDLGSCGTCPVIQVNDRYYENMTTAKTDELLQSLRSGVMPERPDQGNFGSACDILLKHRGTADSTKIETYLADGGYQSLEKALSLEPNEVLSQVKESKIRGRGGAGFPMGLKWSFLPKGVDKPVYLICNADEGEPGTFKDRQIMEFDPHLLIEGMAISGYAIGSKVGFIYIRGEFEWIADILDAAIDEARQANKLGVDILGKGFDFEIVVHLGAGAYVCGEETALIESLEGKRGNPRLKPPFPAVEGFDGCPTIVNNVETLSNVPYILQHGPEAYLKIGVENNYGPKIFGVSGHVNKPGTYEYPLGTTLDELIEVAGGVKGNMKAVIVGGLSVPILTAEQAKGLCMDYDSCMKKGTMLGSGGIIVINDQTSIPQVALRTIKFYAHESCGQCIPCRKGSNTIKNLLTKIVQGHGKPEDIETILRLCATIKGSTLCPTGDAFAMPIEAMIKTFRSEFDALVQ